From a region of the Pseudoxanthobacter soli DSM 19599 genome:
- the ppc gene encoding phosphoenolpyruvate carboxylase: MSLHPVSTLNDVQQVGGQEEDKALRDTIRRLGRLLGDTVREHRGERIFDIVEHIRQMSVRFHRGDDETARGELEAMLSGLTADDAVPIVRAFAYFSHLANIAEDQHNQRRRRDLALAGASPARGTLAEALGRATAAGLKPDELRAFFDAALISPVLTAHPTEVRRKSTLDREMEIAALIADEGRVRLTPDEAAERDEALERAVLTLWQTNMLRQTKLTVLDEVANGVSYYGSTFLKALPKLYATLEDALATLDGKDAVVAGEEIASFLRMGSWIGGDRDGNPFVTAEVLRQTVKMHSRRAFRFYLDELNTLGGELSIAEDVIPATAALMELAAASPDTSAHRRGEPYRLALSGIYARVYATADALDCLDGARPPVSAAPAYRSAEDFAADLAVIDASLKAYNAKILARGRLRTLRRALDCFGFHLTSLDLRQNSAVHERTVAELFEAVEPGTRYLDLGEEERIAILVDELGTERLLSSPFVDYTDETRGEMEIFRAAAAAKAAYGDWVITTCIISMTQGVSDLLELALLLKEVGIVRPRDGSGVRSGVHLVPLFETIEDLRNSAGVMDALLSLPAYRELVRSRGDVQEVMLGYSDSNKDGGFVTSGWELYKAEIGLIEVFRRHGVRLRLFHGRGGSVGRGGGPSFDAILAQPGGAVDGQIRITEQGEIISSKYANPEVGRANLEILAAATLDAALLQPKHSAPDESYLTAMEEISDAAFRAYRGLVYETPGFETYFWESTVISEIATLNIGSRPAARRKTRRIEDLRAIPWVFSWAQCRLMLPGWYGFGSAINAWLAANPERGYPFLKAMYREWPFFRTQLSNMDMVLAKSSIAIASRYAELVEDEELRAAIFPRIEAEWRASIEALKTIMGHTRLLEDNPLLERSIRHRFPYMDPLNHVQVELLKQHRTEGETNANVLTGIQLTINGISAGLRNSG, from the coding sequence ATGTCGCTGCATCCGGTTTCGACGCTGAACGACGTGCAACAGGTCGGCGGCCAGGAGGAAGACAAGGCCCTTCGCGACACCATCCGCCGGCTGGGGCGGCTCCTGGGCGATACGGTGCGCGAACACCGCGGCGAGCGCATCTTCGATATCGTCGAGCACATCCGGCAGATGTCGGTGCGGTTCCATCGCGGCGACGACGAGACCGCGCGCGGCGAGCTGGAGGCGATGCTCTCCGGGCTGACGGCGGACGACGCGGTGCCGATCGTGCGCGCCTTCGCCTATTTCTCCCATCTCGCCAACATCGCCGAGGACCAGCACAACCAGCGCCGCCGGCGCGATCTGGCGCTGGCCGGCGCGTCGCCCGCGCGCGGCACGCTCGCCGAGGCGCTCGGCCGGGCGACGGCGGCGGGCCTCAAGCCGGACGAGCTGCGGGCCTTCTTCGATGCCGCCCTGATCAGCCCGGTGCTGACCGCGCATCCGACCGAGGTGCGCCGCAAGAGCACGCTCGACCGCGAGATGGAGATCGCGGCGCTGATCGCCGACGAGGGGCGCGTGCGGCTGACGCCGGACGAGGCGGCCGAGCGCGACGAGGCGCTGGAGCGGGCGGTGCTGACGCTGTGGCAGACCAACATGCTGCGCCAGACCAAGCTGACGGTGCTCGACGAGGTGGCGAACGGCGTCTCCTATTACGGCTCCACCTTCCTCAAGGCGTTGCCGAAGCTCTATGCGACGCTGGAGGACGCGCTTGCGACCCTCGACGGCAAGGATGCCGTGGTCGCGGGCGAGGAGATCGCCTCGTTCCTGCGGATGGGAAGCTGGATCGGCGGCGACCGCGACGGCAACCCCTTCGTTACCGCCGAGGTGCTGCGTCAGACGGTGAAGATGCATTCCCGGCGGGCGTTCCGGTTCTATCTCGACGAGCTGAACACGCTCGGCGGCGAACTCTCCATCGCCGAGGACGTGATCCCGGCGACGGCGGCCCTGATGGAGCTCGCGGCGGCCTCGCCGGATACCTCCGCCCACCGCCGCGGCGAGCCCTACCGGCTGGCGCTCAGCGGCATCTATGCGCGCGTCTACGCCACCGCCGACGCGCTCGACTGCCTCGACGGCGCCCGGCCGCCGGTGAGTGCTGCGCCGGCCTACCGCTCGGCGGAGGACTTCGCCGCCGACCTCGCCGTGATCGATGCCTCGCTCAAGGCCTACAACGCCAAGATCCTCGCCCGGGGGCGGCTGCGCACCCTGCGCCGCGCGCTCGACTGCTTCGGCTTCCACCTGACGAGCCTCGACCTCAGGCAGAACTCAGCCGTCCACGAGCGCACGGTGGCCGAGCTGTTCGAGGCGGTGGAGCCCGGAACCCGCTATCTCGATCTCGGCGAGGAGGAGCGCATCGCCATCCTCGTGGACGAACTCGGCACCGAGCGGCTGCTGAGTTCGCCGTTCGTCGACTATACCGACGAGACCCGGGGCGAGATGGAGATCTTCCGCGCCGCCGCCGCCGCCAAGGCCGCTTATGGCGACTGGGTCATCACCACCTGCATCATCTCCATGACGCAGGGCGTGTCGGATCTGCTCGAACTCGCGCTGCTTCTGAAAGAGGTGGGCATCGTCCGCCCCCGGGATGGGTCCGGCGTCCGCTCGGGCGTGCACCTCGTGCCGCTGTTCGAGACCATCGAGGACCTGCGCAATTCCGCGGGCGTGATGGACGCGCTCTTGTCGCTGCCGGCCTATCGCGAGCTGGTGCGCAGCCGCGGCGACGTGCAGGAGGTGATGCTCGGCTATTCCGACAGCAACAAGGACGGCGGCTTCGTCACGTCGGGCTGGGAACTCTACAAGGCCGAGATCGGGCTGATCGAGGTGTTCCGGCGCCATGGCGTGCGGCTGCGGCTGTTCCACGGCCGCGGCGGCTCGGTCGGCCGCGGCGGCGGCCCGAGCTTCGACGCGATCCTCGCCCAGCCGGGCGGGGCGGTGGACGGCCAGATCCGCATCACCGAGCAGGGCGAGATCATCTCCTCCAAATACGCCAATCCGGAGGTCGGCCGGGCGAATCTCGAGATCCTCGCCGCCGCCACCCTCGACGCCGCGCTGCTTCAGCCCAAGCACAGCGCGCCGGACGAGAGCTACCTGACGGCGATGGAAGAGATTTCGGACGCGGCGTTCCGCGCCTATCGCGGCCTCGTCTACGAGACGCCGGGATTCGAGACCTATTTCTGGGAATCGACCGTGATCTCCGAGATCGCCACCCTCAATATCGGCTCCCGGCCCGCGGCCCGGCGCAAGACCCGCCGCATCGAGGACCTGCGCGCCATTCCCTGGGTGTTCTCCTGGGCGCAGTGCCGGCTGATGCTGCCGGGCTGGTACGGCTTCGGCAGCGCGATCAACGCCTGGCTCGCCGCGAATCCCGAACGGGGCTACCCGTTCCTGAAGGCGATGTACCGGGAATGGCCGTTCTTCCGCACCCAGCTTTCCAACATGGACATGGTGCTCGCCAAGAGCAGCATCGCCATCGCCTCGCGCTATGCCGAGCTGGTGGAGGACGAGGAGCTGCGCGCCGCCATCTTCCCGCGCATCGAAGCGGAATGGCGCGCGTCCATCGAGGCCTTGAAGACCATCATGGGCCATACGAGGCTTCTTGAGGACAATCCGCTGCTGGAGCGCTCGATCCGCCACCGCTTCCCCTACATGGACCCGCTGAACCATGTGCAGGTGGAGCTTCTGAAGCAGCACCGGACCGAGGGCGAAACCAACGCCAACGTCTTGACGGGCATCCAGCTCACGATCAACGGTATCTCCGCCGGCCTGCGAAACAGCGGCTAG